From a single Piliocolobus tephrosceles isolate RC106 chromosome 21, ASM277652v3, whole genome shotgun sequence genomic region:
- the SRRM5 gene encoding serine/arginine repetitive matrix protein 5 — translation MSTVTSRTTSPFAPTMSSPKRSSKPSMSPAPSGSSMPTADPKPPASLKSTKSATPNRSLVPTKPATSPNSVVSPSSSKSTKSTSTKRAPSNLPSGRSRVRSKARTPSRVSTDTRTSKASKASKASGVRCHQRRGTRSRGRTPGRRGSRSSKRSPSRASTPGRIRTHGARPGMASRVRTPTSQQKRSQRKSYGRPGTSNRERSDSQPRNMSKKSYRPPGGSGMGRGSSELAVTPSRAKCQTLTGIPSKEKSDSPSPSSSRKVKSYGQMIIPSREKSYSPTETSSRVKSYNQASTRSRPQSHSQSRSPRRSRSGSQKRTHSRARSHSWKRNHSRARSRTRKGILSQTGRHSPSRTHSQGKSQNQPRTPRRGRSHNWSRNPSEERSHSHSRSSSKDRDHRGSSSPRKDNGHSPSGSPNKQRDRSPSRSPNKARDHSRSRSPSKERDHSQLGSPSKERDRSRSRSPSKERERRQSRSPGKERDHRQSRSPSKEKYHGRLGSLNKERDRRQSRSPSKKKEHRQSRSPSKERDRRRWRSPSKEREHRQSRSSSKEKEHRQSRSPGKERDHRQWRSPSKERQCRQSRSSSKEKEHRQSRSPGKERDHRQWRSPSKERERRQSRSPSEEKDHSRSRSPNRQSGYRQPRASSKEKAHSRSRTPSKEGNHSQSRTSSKERDPSQSTVPRSPDWKRSPTRTRSLSQNRTPSKTSSHSPSTFPSGGQTLSQDDSQANATTSKATLPGERSSSSSSKLA, via the coding sequence ATGTCTACTGTGACTTCCAGGACCACAAGCCCTTTTGCGCCCACCATGTCTTCACCTAAGAGATCTTCAAAGCCCAGTATGTCCCCGGCACCCAGTGGATCCTCCATGCCCACTGCGGATCCCAAGCCTCCTGCCTCCTTGAAGTCCACCAAATCAGCAACGCCCAACAGGTCTTTAGTGCCCACCAAGCCAGCGACATCCCCCAACTCGGTCGTGAGCCCAAGCAGTTCCAAGTCCACCAAATCGACCAGTACAAAAAGAGCCCCTTCGAACCTGCCCAGCGGCAGGTCCCGAGTCCGCAGCAAGGCAAGAACACCCAGCAGGGTGAGCACCGACACCAGGACCAGCAAAGCCAGCAAAGCCAGCAAGGCCAGCGGCGTGAGATGCCACCAGCGGAGGGGTACACGCAGCCGGGGTAGGACAcctggcagaaggggaagccGCAGCTCCAAGAGGTCACCCAGCAGGGCCAGCACTCCTGGCAGGATAAGAACTCATGGTGCCAGACCAGGCATGGCCAGCAGGGTGAGAACTCCCACTTCACAGCAAAAACGGAGCCAGAGAAAGAGTTACGGCCGGCCTGGAACCAGCAACAGGGAAAGAAGTGACAGCCAGCCTAGAAATATGAGCAAGAAGAGTTACCGCCCACCAGGAGGATCAGGTATGGGGAGGGGGAGTTCCGAGCTGGCTGTAACTCCCAGTAGAGCCAAGTGTCAAACCCTGACTGGAATTCCCTCCAAGGAGAAGAGTGACAGCCCATCTCCATCGTCATCAAGGAAGGTGAAGAGCTACGGTCAGATGATCATCCCCAGTAGGGAAAAGAGTTACAGCCCCACTGAAACGTCCAGCAGGGTCAAGAGTTATAACCAGGCCAGTACCCGCAGCAGGCCGCAAAGTCACAGTCAATCTAGAAGCCCCAGAAGGTCAAGAAGTGGCAGTCAGAAGAGGACGCACAGCAGGGCGAGAAGTCACAGTTGGAAGAGAAACCACAGCAGGGCAAGAAGTCGTACCCGGAAGGGAATTCTGAGCCAGACGGGAAGACACAGCCCGTCTAGAACCCACAGCCAGGGGAAAAGTCAAAACCAACCTAGAACCCCCAGAAGAGGAAGAAGTCACAACTGGTCTAGAAACCCCAGTGAGGAAAGAAGTCATAGCCATTCTAGAAGCTCCAGCAAAGACAGAGATCACAGAGGATCTAGCAGCCCCAGGAAGGACAACGGTCACAGTCCATCTGGAAGCCCCAACAAGCAAAGAGATCGCAGCCCATCTAGAAGTCCCAACAAGGCGAGAGATCATAGCCGATCCAGAAGCCCCAGCAAGGAGAGAGATCACAGCCAACTTGGAAGCCCCAGCAAAGAGAGAGATCGCAGCCGATCTAGAAGCCCCAGCAAGGAGAGAGAGCGCAGACAATCTAGAAGCCCCGGCAAAGAGAGGGATCACAGACAATCTAGAAGCCCCAGCAAGGAGAAATATCATGGCCGACTTGGAAGCCTTAACAAGGAGAGAGATCGCAGGCAATCTAGAAGCCCCAGCAAGAAGAAAGAGCACAGACAATCCAGAAGCCCCAGCAAAGAGAGAGATCGCAGACGATGGAGAAGCCCCAGCAAGGAGAGAGAGCACAGACAATCTAGAAGCTCCAGCAAGGAGAAAGAACACAGACAATCCAGAAGCCCCGGCAAAGAGAGAGATCACAGACAATGGAGAAGCCCCAGCAAGGAGAGACAGTGCAGACAATCTAGAAGCTCCAGCAAGGAGAAAGAACACAGACAATCCAGAAGCCCCGGCAAAGAGAGAGATCACAGACAATGGAGAAGCCCCAGCAAGGAGAGAGAGCGCAGACAATCTAGAAGCCCCAGCGAGGAGAAAGATCACAGCCGATCTAGAAGCCCCAATAGGCAGAGTGGTTACAGACAACCTAGAGCCTCCAGCAAGGAGAAAGCTCACAGCCGATCTAGAACCCCCAGCAAGGAAGGAAATCATAGCCAATCTAGAACCTCTAGCAAGGAGAGAGACCCCAGTCAATCTACAGTCCCCAGAAGTCCCGACTGGAAGAGATCCCCTACCAGGACAAGGAGTCTCAGTCAGAATAGAACCCCTAGCAAGACaagcagccactccccatcaACATTTCCCAGTGGAGGCCAAACCCTAAGCCAGGATGACAGTCAAGCCAACGCCACCACCTCTAAGGCCACCTTACCTGGGGAAAGGTCTTCATCGTCTTCTTCCAAGCTGGCATAG